Proteins encoded together in one Pseudoalteromonas xiamenensis window:
- a CDS encoding ATP-grasp domain-containing protein translates to MAVIVMGQHQDPHAMHMLEQLKLRGVEAYLLQTYDFPKKAQLSICPNDGTGRLTLPEGKTLELSEIQAVFWRNFSGVSDEATRSNFMSEDSIAAQDSLACLRTWFHLDTGTKWVNSWTAFQHHKEKPFQLLKVGQLGVKIPKTYVGNSLEDIRQAFEMLPRSIFKPVYGGAHTEILTEAHLASERVASALAKSPITVQEFIAGTNIRTYVIGQKVFSVELKSDQADFRNDAAMELVLIDTPKEIEEQALSITKTLFLNWTAIDWRRNEQGEYFFLEANPSPMFMGFEQGSGIPVTEYLIDYMLGQSH, encoded by the coding sequence ATGGCAGTAATCGTTATGGGGCAACATCAAGATCCGCATGCAATGCATATGTTAGAACAACTCAAACTACGTGGCGTTGAAGCGTATTTGTTGCAAACCTACGATTTTCCGAAAAAGGCGCAGCTGAGTATTTGCCCAAATGATGGTACCGGTCGGTTGACATTACCGGAAGGCAAAACGCTTGAATTAAGCGAAATTCAAGCCGTATTTTGGCGCAATTTTTCAGGAGTCAGTGATGAGGCTACTCGAAGCAATTTTATGTCCGAAGACAGTATTGCAGCACAAGACAGTTTAGCGTGTCTGCGTACATGGTTTCATTTAGATACTGGCACTAAATGGGTGAATAGCTGGACAGCCTTTCAGCACCATAAAGAAAAGCCTTTTCAATTACTTAAGGTCGGTCAGCTCGGAGTAAAGATCCCAAAGACCTACGTAGGTAACAGCTTAGAGGATATTCGCCAAGCTTTTGAAATGTTACCGCGTAGCATCTTCAAACCAGTATACGGTGGTGCCCATACGGAAATACTAACCGAAGCGCACTTAGCTTCAGAACGTGTTGCAAGTGCGCTGGCAAAATCGCCAATTACCGTGCAGGAATTTATTGCTGGAACAAATATTCGAACGTACGTGATTGGGCAAAAAGTATTTTCAGTTGAATTAAAAAGTGATCAGGCTGATTTCAGAAACGATGCGGCGATGGAATTGGTTTTAATTGATACTCCAAAAGAGATAGAAGAACAGGCTCTTAGTATAACAAAGACGCTGTTTTTGAATTGGACGGCCATTGATTGGCGTCGCAATGAACAAGGGGAATATTTCTTTTTGGAGGCCAATCCATCGCCGATGTTTATGGGATTTGAGCAAGGGTCAGGGATCCCTGTAACCGAATATTTGATTGACTACATGTTAGGTCAATCACACTAA